The following coding sequences lie in one Globicephala melas chromosome 15, mGloMel1.2, whole genome shotgun sequence genomic window:
- the ANKS4B gene encoding ankyrin repeat and SAM domain-containing protein 4B isoform X2: MSTITEGYGEKEKVIHILPLLILRGDPDRCDIWGNTPLHYAASNGHAHCVSFLINFGANIFALDNDLQSPLDAAASREQSECVGLLDNAATAQNIMNPKKVTRLKEQAQKNARRQIKECERLQEKHQNKMARTYNKEESGTLSSSKGTFSRSSLSNVSASNTFGSLSKGIKDTFKLKFKKNKDTAEPLGKERTSGPKNVMEVFREEDEDPFSGDFKEKLQFSVKADSCVQHESILNRPGLGNVVFRRNRILSPEDISDSKRELGLKMPSELLQRQGGPEADEEGAENHHEDDLPWDEDEVEWEEDVVDATPLEVFLQSHYLEEFLPIFMREQIDLEALLLCSDEDLQSIQMQLGPRKKVLSAINRRKQVLQQPGQLVDTSL, encoded by the exons ATGTCGACAATTACagaaggatatggagaaaaggaaaaagtcatCCACATTTTACCACTGCTAATACTTAG AGGGGATCCTGATAGATGTGACATCTGGGGAAATACTCCTTTACATTATGCAGCCTCCAATGGTCATGCCCACTGTGTCTCATTTCTGATCAACTTTGGAGCCAACATCTTTGCCCTGGACAACGATTTACAGTCTCCACTGGACGCTGCTGCCAGCAGAGAGCAGAGTGAATGTGTTGGTCTCTTGGATAATGCTGCCACCGCCCAGAACATCATGAACCCCAAGAAGGTCACCAGGCTGAAGGAGCAGGCTCAGAAGAATGCCAGGAGGCAGATCAAAGAGTGTGAGAGGCTCCAGGAGAAGCACCAAAATAAGATGGCCCGCACCTACAACAAGGAGGAATCTGGGACTCTTTCTTCTTCCAAGGGCACTTTCTCCAGGTCATCCCTTTCCAATGTTTCTGCTTCCAACACATTTGGGTCACTGTCTAAGGGCATTAAAGACACCTTTAAATTAAAGTTCAAGAAGAACAAAGATACAGCAGAGCCGTTAGGGAAGGAGAGAACAAGTGGGCCGAAGAATGTGATGGAAGTGTTCAGAGAGGAGGACGAAGACCCCTTCTCAGGGGACTTCAAAGAGAAGCTCCAGTTCTCAGTAAAGGCGGACAGCTGTGTGCAACACGAATCCATTCTCAACCGTCCAGGTCTAGGAAATGTTGTTTTTAGAAGGAACAGAATATTGAGCCCTGAAGACATCTCAGACAGCAAGAGGGAGTTGGGGTTGAAAATGCCCAGTGAATTGCTTCAGAGACAAGGAGGACCTGAGGCTGATGAAGAGGGAGCGGAAAACCACCATGAAGATGATCTGCCTTGGGATGAGGATGAAGTGGAATGGGAGGAAGATGTGGTTGATGCTACTCCCCTGGAAGTGTTCTTGCAGTCCCACTACCTGGAAGAATTCCTTCCTATTTTCATGAGAGAGCAGATTGATCTGGAAGCTCTGCTGCTTTGCTCTGATGAGGACCTTCAGAGCATACAGATGCAGCTGGGTCCCAGGAAGAAAGTCCTTAGTGCCATAAACAGAAGGAAGCAGGTGCTACAACAGCCTGGGCAGTTGGTCGACACCAGCCTCTGA
- the ANKS4B gene encoding ankyrin repeat and SAM domain-containing protein 4B isoform X1 has product MSTRYHQAASDSYLELLKEATKRDLNLSDEDGMTPTLLAAYHGNLEALEIICSRGGDPDRCDIWGNTPLHYAASNGHAHCVSFLINFGANIFALDNDLQSPLDAAASREQSECVGLLDNAATAQNIMNPKKVTRLKEQAQKNARRQIKECERLQEKHQNKMARTYNKEESGTLSSSKGTFSRSSLSNVSASNTFGSLSKGIKDTFKLKFKKNKDTAEPLGKERTSGPKNVMEVFREEDEDPFSGDFKEKLQFSVKADSCVQHESILNRPGLGNVVFRRNRILSPEDISDSKRELGLKMPSELLQRQGGPEADEEGAENHHEDDLPWDEDEVEWEEDVVDATPLEVFLQSHYLEEFLPIFMREQIDLEALLLCSDEDLQSIQMQLGPRKKVLSAINRRKQVLQQPGQLVDTSL; this is encoded by the exons ATGTCCACTCGCTACCACCAAGCTGCTAGTGATAGCTACCTGGAACTTCTGAAAGAGGCCACCAAGAGAGATCTGAATCTTTCTGATGAAGATGGCATGACTCCCACACTCCTGGCAGCCTACCATGGGAACCTGGAAGCCCTAGAAATAATCTGCAGCAGAGG AGGGGATCCTGATAGATGTGACATCTGGGGAAATACTCCTTTACATTATGCAGCCTCCAATGGTCATGCCCACTGTGTCTCATTTCTGATCAACTTTGGAGCCAACATCTTTGCCCTGGACAACGATTTACAGTCTCCACTGGACGCTGCTGCCAGCAGAGAGCAGAGTGAATGTGTTGGTCTCTTGGATAATGCTGCCACCGCCCAGAACATCATGAACCCCAAGAAGGTCACCAGGCTGAAGGAGCAGGCTCAGAAGAATGCCAGGAGGCAGATCAAAGAGTGTGAGAGGCTCCAGGAGAAGCACCAAAATAAGATGGCCCGCACCTACAACAAGGAGGAATCTGGGACTCTTTCTTCTTCCAAGGGCACTTTCTCCAGGTCATCCCTTTCCAATGTTTCTGCTTCCAACACATTTGGGTCACTGTCTAAGGGCATTAAAGACACCTTTAAATTAAAGTTCAAGAAGAACAAAGATACAGCAGAGCCGTTAGGGAAGGAGAGAACAAGTGGGCCGAAGAATGTGATGGAAGTGTTCAGAGAGGAGGACGAAGACCCCTTCTCAGGGGACTTCAAAGAGAAGCTCCAGTTCTCAGTAAAGGCGGACAGCTGTGTGCAACACGAATCCATTCTCAACCGTCCAGGTCTAGGAAATGTTGTTTTTAGAAGGAACAGAATATTGAGCCCTGAAGACATCTCAGACAGCAAGAGGGAGTTGGGGTTGAAAATGCCCAGTGAATTGCTTCAGAGACAAGGAGGACCTGAGGCTGATGAAGAGGGAGCGGAAAACCACCATGAAGATGATCTGCCTTGGGATGAGGATGAAGTGGAATGGGAGGAAGATGTGGTTGATGCTACTCCCCTGGAAGTGTTCTTGCAGTCCCACTACCTGGAAGAATTCCTTCCTATTTTCATGAGAGAGCAGATTGATCTGGAAGCTCTGCTGCTTTGCTCTGATGAGGACCTTCAGAGCATACAGATGCAGCTGGGTCCCAGGAAGAAAGTCCTTAGTGCCATAAACAGAAGGAAGCAGGTGCTACAACAGCCTGGGCAGTTGGTCGACACCAGCCTCTGA